The nucleotide window CAAGATCGGCGACCGCATCGACGCCCACGCCCGCCGCTTCATCGCGCACTCGCCGTTCCTGACGCTGGCCACCGCGGACGCCGCGGGCCGCGCCGACTGCTCGCCGCGCGGCGACTACCCGGGCTTCGTCAAGGTGCTCGACGAGCGCACGCTCGCCCTGCCCGACCGGCCCGGCAACAAGATCGCCGACTCCTTCCGCAACATCGCCGAGAACGACGGCGTCGGTCTGCTGTTCTTCGTCCCCGGCATGCGGGAAACGTTGCGGGTCAACGGAAGCGCGTACGTCACCGACGATCCGGACGTGCTCGCCCGGATGCGCACCGAGGCGAAGGCGCCGGAGCTGGCGATCGTCGTCGACGTCGCCGAGTGCTACTTCCACTGCGGCCGCGCGCTGATCCGGTCGCGCCTGTGGGACCCGGCGAGCCGGGCGCTGGCCGCGGAACTGCCGTCGGCGGGCGAGATCGCCGCCGAGAAGATGAACCTCGATCCGGCGCTGCTCGACCAGCTCCTCGAAGACGGCTACCGGAAGCTGTACTGACATGCCTGACATGCAGAAGACCATCCTGGAGCGCATCGAGCGCGTGACCGACGACGTCGTCTCGCTGGTCCTGCGCGGCGACGAAGGTCCGCTGGCGCCGTGGGAGCCGGGCGCGCACATCGACCTGGAGCTGCCGAACTGGCTGACGCGGCAGTATTCGCTGTGCGGCGATC belongs to Amycolatopsis tolypomycina and includes:
- a CDS encoding MSMEG_1061 family FMN-dependent PPOX-type flavoprotein, whose amino-acid sequence is MTSTNTLRRVSAAEVRARLGEPEAMIKAKIGDRIDAHARRFIAHSPFLTLATADAAGRADCSPRGDYPGFVKVLDERTLALPDRPGNKIADSFRNIAENDGVGLLFFVPGMRETLRVNGSAYVTDDPDVLARMRTEAKAPELAIVVDVAECYFHCGRALIRSRLWDPASRALAAELPSAGEIAAEKMNLDPALLDQLLEDGYRKLY